Below is a genomic region from Castanea sativa cultivar Marrone di Chiusa Pesio chromosome 2, ASM4071231v1.
TGGGGCGCATCGATAACCCTATAATTGGGTTCACAGAGGAGAACGCTCAACATCTCCATCATCCACATGATGACGCGCTTGTAGTGAGCATACAAATTGGGGACTACAATACTCACAGGGTCCtggtggacaacgggagctccGCCGATATACAATACTACCCagccttccagcaaatgaggattGGGAGAGAACGGTTGATTCTAACTAACGCACCACTCATTGGATTCGGAGGAACAAAAGTGTACCCACTCGGCTCAGTCACTTTGCTTGTAACCGCCAGCAATTACCCTCAACAGATCACCAAGAATGTCACATTCCTGGTTGTAGACTGTTCATTTGCTTATAATGCCATCCTGGGCCGCCCTACCTTTAATTCATGGAAGGCCGTAACCTCCACTTACcacctgatgatcaagtttcccaccggATATGGAGTTGGGAGGTACGAGGAGATCAAGTAGTAGCACGCGAGTGCTACATCGCCATGTTGGAGATGGACGACCATTTACCGATGATGTGCAGAGAAGAACAAAGGGCGGTGGCAGAACCAGTAGAAAGGTTGGAAAAGGTACTCCTTGATGACTCTAAGCCCGAGCAAACGACAAGAATAGGTACTCTTGCTAGCTTGCCAGTCCACCAGGCCCTAATATCATCTCTAAGAGAAAACCAGGATGTCTTCACCtagagccacgaagacatgcccaGAATCGATCCTTTGGTCATAGTCCACAAGCTGAACATATCGCCATTTTTTTCTCCAATCCATTAGAAGAAGTGGGTATTCGCTCAAGAAAGGGACAAGGCCATAGCGGAAAAGGTTCACAAGTTACAGGAAGCAAAGTTTATATGAGAATTATACTACCCCGACTAGCTGGCCAACGTGGCGATGGTCAAAAAGGCCAACGGGAAGTAGAGGATGTGCGTAGATTTCACGGACTTGAACAAggcatgccccaaggatagctacccactTCCCCGAATTGATACATTGGTGGATTCAACAGCAAGACACCAGCtgctgagtttcatggacgcatttTCTAGTTACAACCAGATCAAGCTAGACGAAGTTGACTAGGAGAAGACTTCTTTCGTCACCAACCAGGGCCTCTTCTACTATAGAGTAATGTCATTTGGACTAAAGAACACGGGTGCCACGTACCAGAGgttgatgaacaaaatgtttgCACATCAGATTGGGaggaacgtccaagtctacgtcGATGACATGTTAGTAAAGAGCCTACAGGAAAGTGACCATTTGGAAAACTCAAGGAAACCTTTGATACACTTCATTCGTACAACATGAACTAAATCCGAACAAATGTTCATTTGGGGTGACGACTGGAAAATTCCTAGGGtttatggtatcccaaagaggtaTTGAGGTTAACCCAAACAAGATACAGGCTATAATGAAGATGACGCCGCCAATGAACGTTAAGGAAGTACATAGCCTAAATGGCAAAGTAGCCGCACTAAATAGGTTTGTCTCAAGACCAACGAACAAGTGCCTGCCTTTCTTCTGCACATTGAAGAAGTCATTTGAATGGACGGCTAAATGTCAGCAAGCATTCAAAGACAGGGTTGAGTCCCTCCAAACTAGGGGAGGAATTATTCCTCTATCTGGCTGTCTCCTCAGCAGCAGTCAGTGCAGCCTTAGTCAAGGAGGAAGACAGGGTGCAAAAGCTTGTATACTACACTAGTCGGGCGCTCTGAGGCGTAGAAAAGAGGTACCCCCTAAGGAAAAGCTCGTCTTCGCGTTGGTAACTGCAGCACGTAAGCTTAAATCGTACTTTTAGGCCCACACTGTTGTCGTCTTGACAGACAAACCCTTGCAGAGAGTAATGAGTAGCCCCGAGGCAGCTGGACGGATGGCGTTATGGGCAATTGAGTTGAGTGAATTCGACATAAAGTATCGCCCACGAATGGCCATAAAAGGGCAAGTCATCACTGACTTCATCACGGAATTCACCAATACGAAGGACCAGGGGGCAGGAGCATAGCTGCAATAGAGCATCCACATGGACGGATCGTCCAATAAACAGGTAGACGGAGCTGGCATAGTGCTTCATACTCCAGAAGGTGACAAGATTGAGTGCATGATCCAATTTGACTTTCCTACGACCAATAATGAGGCAGAGTACGAAGCCTTAATAGCAAAGCTAGACCTAGCCAGAGCTACAAATGTGGTCATGTATTACGACTCTCAGGTAGTCACAAGCCAAGTAACTGGCGATTACAAATGCAAGGGCGAACGGATGAAGAAATACATGGAGCTATTGAAGTATCGGATGAACGACCTCCAAGCAAAGTTCGTTCAAATCCCACAGGAGAACGAGCAAGCCGACCACTTCACCAGGGCTGCATCAATAGAACACATGCTTATCCCTAGCTAGGTACTGTCCTTTGTTCAAAGCTCACCATTAATAGACAGCGTCAGTGTGCAGAATATAGATTCCAAAAGCAACTGGATCACACCCATAACCTCCTACTTAAAAGACGGTGTGCTACCAGACGGTAAGGAGGCCGCTAGAAAGCTAAAGGTACAGGCAGCGTGGTTCGTACTAATAAAAGGCATCTTATATAAACGGGTCTTCTCCCGTCCATACCTGAGGTGTCTTGACTCCGAAGAAGTACATTATGTCATGAGAGAAATCCACGAAGGAGTGTGCCGGAACCATTCAGGATCACAGTCCTTAGTGCATAAACTGATTAGGGCAGGATACTATTGGTCTACCATGTAGAAGGATGCCCAGATGTACATCAAAACTTGCGAAAAGTGTCAGAGGTTTGGCAACCTCATCAGGAAACCAACAAAGGAGCTCATCCCAATGAAAGCCCCGTGGCCTTTCACTAAATGagggttggatatcatgggaccgTTCCCCACAGTAGTCAGGCAGCTGAAATTCCTAGTATTCGGtatagactacttcaccaaatgggagGAAGCCGAAGCCCTGGCCACGATCACGGAGAAGAATGTACGAGgctttgtatggaagaatatcatcTACAGGTACGATATACCTAGGGTACTGGTCTCAGACAACGGAAAACAATTTGACAATGATTCGTTTCGAGATTTCTGCTTACAgttgggaatcaagaatcactactcttcTCCTGCCCACCTACAAGCCAACGGACAGGTCAAGGTGACGAACCAATCCTTACTCAAAAttatcaagactcggctcgagggggcaaggGGGATATGGCCGGAGGAATTGCCAAGCATTTTGTGGGCCTACAGGATGATAGCAAGGACACCTACAGGAGAGACTCCGTTTTGACTGGTATACGGGAGCGAGGCAGTCATCCTAGCCGAGATCGGACTCACAAGCTACAGAGTTGGAAACTATGACAGTAGTAAGAATAATGAAGCGATGCACCTTCAACTTGACTTGGTGGATAAGGTCAGGGCGACAGCTGAACAAAGGTTAGCACAGTACCAAGACCTCATGACgaagcattacaactccaaaGTCAGAAACAAGGACTTCCAAGTCGGAGATCTCGTCTTAAGGAAGGTGATAGGTGCGACAAGAGATCCCACCCAAGGAAAGCTAGGatctaattgggaaggaccttacaagATCACGTCATGGCAAAGGAGAGGCACCTATCACCTCGAGACACTGGACAGGAAAAAGCTGCAACACCCATGGAACATGGAGCACCaaaagaagtactaccagtagacaaGGGCACGAGCGACAACACTCCTCATTTtcagtttatttctttttagttagtttttattatctacagtactttttaaGCCCAGAGggaaatttcttattttttcaaagaacaaTTTCTACTTGCATATTTATCACAATAAGATGAGTTATTCAGAAACATCGGATATATATCTACAGAGTTGTATTTATCAAGTCCATAAAATAGACGAGATCATCCTAAAaggatgaattttatttattaagtccacaaagcgAACGGGTTCATCTTAAAGGGATGAGCTATATTTACTAAGGCCATAAAATGGACAGAATCATCCTAAAGGGATGAGCTATATTTACTAAGTCCAAAAAGTGGATGGGATCATCCAAAGGGATGAGCTATGTTTATtaagcccacaaagtggacgggttcatcttAAAGGGATGAGCTATATTTACTAAggccacaaaatggacggaatCATCCTAAAGGGATGAGCTATATTTACTAAGTCCAAAAAGTGGATGGGATCATCCAAAGGGATGAGCTATGTTTATTAAgctcacaaagtggacgggttcatcttAAAGGGATGAGCTATATTTACTAAggccacaaagtggacgggatCATCCTAAAGGAATGAGCTATATTTACTAACTCCACAAAGAGGGCGAGATCATCCTAAAGGGATGAACTGTatttactaagtccacaaagtggatagGATCATCCTGAAAGGATGAATTATGTTTATTAAGTCCAAAAAGTGGACGGGATCATACTGAATGGATGACTTATATTTACCAAGTCCACAAGCATCCTTAACGGATGGCTTATACTTATTCCAAAAAGTGGGTGAATCCATTCTATGAATAGTTTGTCTTTATTAAGTTCACACGAAGATGGGTTTAGTTGTTAAGCCCAAAGTAGACGGATATATGGCAAACATATACATGATCAAAATACCAAATATCGAAATATTATGGAAAGCCTAGTGAAGGGCAAATGTCTACATGTAAGGCCTAAATAACAATCGGCGGTGGTAAAATAGAAACATTGTTCTCCCAAAAATCTTTACATacgaaaaagaaagaaaaattaaagctaagctaagaaagaaaaatctaGTTCTGATCCATAAGTTTCTCTCCATCCTTAGCCGTTTGGACCCCCTCAAGTGGACGGGCTTCATCATCGACAGAGGTGGCTTGATTTGTAGGAGTTGTCTCCTCGTCACCTTGGGGGTCAGCGACGGTGTCATCAGCAAACAACTCGTTGGTGCTTTAAGAGTAGACGGGCTGGGCTGGAGTCTGGGCCTGGAGGTCGATAGAGAAGTGGGACAGGTCCAGGTCAGGAAAAGAAGCCTTAACCTGATGGAAGTAGTCATCAAAGCTGTCCACGAACGAGCTGCCAAGCTCCGCTAGGAGGGTTTTGGAGTTACGATACTCCTGCATCGCATCTTCCTTAGCCTGACGGAGCTAGTCCTTAGCGTCCTTGATTTCTCCTTCCTTGTCCTCAAGGACCTTCCTCAGCACCTCTGTCTGCTTCTCCCGTTCACCCCTTAATTGCTCTAATGCAACAAGTTTTTTCTCCTAGACCACCTTCTAGGCCTTCAACTCCTCCAGCTCTATTGCCATCGCCTTTGCCTTCACCCTGACACGGTCCAAGGTCGTCTCATGGGAGAGACAACGGTCCATCAGACCCTTCATCATCACCACCCCTGCAGAAACCCAAAAAAGGGTTAAAAGAAGACGGAGACaattggaccaaaaaaaaaaggaaagggatAGACATATTTACCTATGCAATGCTAAAGAGACCCATCTCTCCCATCACCTCCGTTGCGTGGTTGCTTAAGTCCTCGTAATCATCTGCTTTAATGATGGACAAAAGCTGCTCAAGGGCATACTAGGGGTCCTCGCGAAGGAGGACGGGTGGCTTTTGGGCGATGAGTGCCTGACCCATCATAAAACCCTTACCTTTCCCCAGACCAGGCAGAGTAGGAGTcttcttttagcttttatgcCGACGGTTGATTCCTCCACCTTAGGCTTTTTAGGGGGACGATCAGACTTCTCCGACGGTCTCTTCTTTAATGATGGAGGGACTTGGGTGGCAACCTTAGGAGGCAAGCTGCCCTCCTGTTTTTTCTTCACAGCAGCCTGCTGCTTTATGTAAGCTCGCCTCCTTCCTTCCTCCATTTCTACATCAAGGTGGACGGAAAAAAAGGGTTAGGCAAATTaaaagtagaaagaaaataCTATAAAGAGTGACGGACTTACGTCTACATGCCTGGCTGTCGTATCGACGGGCAACTCGGTAGGTTCGGGACCATCGCAATACCAATGGATCTTGTCTAAGGTGACGAGCTTAGCCCACGTCCTCTTCTTCAACttaattgcaaaaattttcTCCAAGAAGCTCCACTGCTCCAAGGTCACTTCTGGATGGTCTTGAGCTGCAAAAAATGAACGGTTAGACCAGCGACGGTAAATAgaagataaaatttaaacagGACGGATTTCCACCAGAcagaggcattatgccccaagTCTTGTCTACGGGCATGAACTCCTGGTCATTAAGGTGACACATCCAGTCGTCACCTTGAATAAAGAAATAACAACTCTTCCAGTTCCTATTAGAGTTAGGAGTGTCACACACCAGCCTAAGTACAGGCTTCCTTGGTAGGAAGCTGTGCATACCTTTAAACTAGTTGATCTTAGATGGACGGTAGCAATGGAAGAACTCTTCCACCGTCATCCTGTGCTCCCCGTCACTTAAGACTCCATACAGGACTTCCGCTCCAAAAAACACTCTCTAGGCATGTAGAGAGATTTGGGTGACAGCAAGCCCCAAATACTGAAAAAGACGATGGTGAAGAGCGCTAAGAGGGACCCTAAGTCCCATCTTAAACATCTGCTCGTATACCCTGACATCTTCAACCCCCTCATAGTAACATTTTTCAGACTTAAATGGTAGATGAATAGGGATGCCGGCAAGGATCTGGTACCTCTCCCTAAGCATCTCAAAATGTTTTCACTTGACAGTAGAATTGAAATCATTTACCGTCCACAACAGGAGAAGAATAAACTCCCTAAGGCCATTTGGACCCACAATGGACTGGACAGGAGAATCAACATAGATTACGTACGAACTATTTAAGTCACCTCCTAATCCTCCCTCTGACCCAACCACGTCCATGTCCTTATCCTCCTCCAAAGGAGAACTAGCAGCGGATCCCTTTCATCATGAGAGGAGTCGAGGTCATCATGACCAAACGGGTACACCTCATTGTAGCCTGCTCCTTTGCGGACCCACGATTGATCACTcgacgcctcactagacatctgtcACCTACACGTGACGGATAAACCCTTAAGACTCTACAGGTCTACATAGATGACGGgcaaacaatatttaaattaaagaacaaaaagaaagctCAGTGAAAGGCAACAGATGCTTACCAGCTAAACGATAcgaagaagaaatggacacAGCGTAGCAGGCAAACGCAATAAGTGAACGGTCACCAAGAAGTGACGGAGAAGGCAAAACTGAAATAAAAAGCAGACGGTATCGCTCTGGCTCTGAAAATTTGTTATGGAAAGTAAAAATGAGAGGGAGAAGcaacacatatatatagagggaatgGCACGGAAGACGAAGGGACGCTTTGGTACGAGCAATTAACCACTAGAGACGTGCCACGTACCCCTACTGCATTAATAGCATTAGGCTAGCCTGTCAAATCAAGATACATTTCCTAAGGGTTGTGTTAAACCGTCACTCTACAAGTCCGTCTAAGAAATATGGCGACGGACCCATAGAGTGAAGGGGCAACTGAAGAAGATAAAATTAAGATAGACGATCAAATTTTACAAAACCTACCATGGGCGACTATACTATGTTGATAAAGCAACACGACGACACGCGTTGTAGGTGGACGGATTACCTGCGGTGGACAGACGAGGAAGTCAATGGATGCAAAGTGGATGGTGGCAAAGCCACATGGCACCCACATGGTTTGATTGGTCCTCAAGGAACTTTAAATGGAAATGTCTTGTGCTTCACGATTAACCATAGACAATAGAatctctatatggaaaggatcTCGTAAAATACGCACATTTATGAGAATCTTCCTTACAAGGAAAGTTCCCTCTTCGTCAAGAAACCAAAGTTGGTTcaacactactataaaaacccaaaaccctcagAAATTACGATACGCATAATTCTccccaactctggcactctagagttgtgaaagtttTCTGACTTAActttcggagggtatttggccggtaccacactaGTACTTTCTTGAGGTCTTCTTTTTctgtgttgtgcaggtgttgtctTAAGCACGTGAGAACCATGTGACTTAttgacgattttcggcatcatcataaAGAATTTTGCCTCAAGTTTTGGTCCTTACAGCTAACATAACTACCAGCAGCTACTACTTTTCTTTGGTCCATGCATATACATGGACCATTTTCTCGCTCTCATTTACATGCACTCTACGTGTTTGATGTTTCGACTCTCAACTTCACTCTTCCATTTCATCTCATCATC
It encodes:
- the LOC142625159 gene encoding uncharacterized protein LOC142625159, producing MGRIDNPIIGFTEENAQHLHHPHDDALVVSIQIGDYNTHRVLVDNGSSADIQYYPAFQQMRIGRERLILTNAPLIGFGGTKVYPLGSVTLLVTASNYPQQITKNVTFLVVDCSFAYNAILGRPTFNSWKAVTSTYHLMIKFPTGYGVGRYEEIK